A region from the Mycolicibacterium phlei genome encodes:
- a CDS encoding NUDIX hydrolase — MLIREPAGTPGGIEVFLMRRHSAMDFVAGVMVFPGGGVDDRDRNVDIAWHGPEADWWAQRFDVTPDLAQALVCAAARETFEESGVLFAGAADDPDMLVDDASVYREARAALVNRSLSFADFLREEKLVLRADLLRPWANWVTPKEERTRRYDTYFFVAALPAGQRADGENTETDHADWITPQQGLDDFAAGRTFLLPPTWTQLDSINGRTVSEVLALERRIVRFEPSLKADRETGNWDIEFFDAERYNAARNRRSPEDNAAKA, encoded by the coding sequence ATGCTGATCCGCGAACCCGCGGGCACCCCCGGCGGGATCGAGGTCTTCCTGATGCGGCGGCACTCGGCGATGGACTTCGTCGCCGGGGTGATGGTGTTCCCGGGCGGCGGTGTCGACGACCGCGACCGCAACGTCGACATCGCCTGGCACGGGCCCGAAGCCGACTGGTGGGCACAGCGTTTCGATGTGACGCCGGACCTGGCGCAGGCGCTGGTGTGCGCGGCGGCGCGCGAGACGTTCGAGGAGTCCGGGGTGCTGTTCGCCGGCGCCGCCGACGATCCCGACATGCTGGTCGACGATGCGTCGGTCTACCGCGAGGCGCGTGCGGCGCTGGTCAACCGGTCGCTGTCGTTCGCCGACTTCCTGCGCGAGGAAAAACTGGTGCTGCGCGCGGATCTGCTTCGGCCGTGGGCGAACTGGGTGACGCCGAAAGAGGAGCGCACCCGCCGCTACGACACCTACTTCTTCGTCGCCGCCCTGCCCGCCGGTCAGCGGGCCGACGGTGAGAACACCGAGACCGACCACGCCGACTGGATCACCCCGCAGCAGGGGCTGGACGACTTCGCCGCCGGCCGCACCTTCCTGCTGCCGCCGACGTGGACGCAGCTCGACTCGATCAACGGCCGCACCGTCTCCGAAGTGCTTGCGCTGGAACGCAGGATCGTGCGGTTCGAACCCAGCCTGAAGGCCGACCGCGAGACCGGCAACTGGGACATCGAGTTCTTCGACGCCGAGCGCTACAACGCCGCGCGCAACCGGCGCTCGCCCGAGGACAACGCAGCCAAGGCATGA
- a CDS encoding enoyl-CoA hydratase encodes MSEFVSIHTSDTHPGVATLLLSRPPTNALTRQTYRELADAAAELTRRADLRAVILFGGHEIFSAGDDIPELRTLDDAETTAAVDLCRATLDAIAAIPRPTVAAITGYALGGGLNLALAADWRVSGDNVKFGVTEILAGRAPAAGTARLARTIGLSKAKEMVFSGRFVDAKEAAALGLVDEVVAPDGVYDAALAWANRFVEHPAEVLAAAKASFDN; translated from the coding sequence ATGAGCGAGTTCGTCTCGATCCACACCAGCGACACCCACCCCGGCGTCGCGACGCTGCTGTTGTCGCGGCCGCCGACCAACGCGCTGACCCGCCAGACCTACCGCGAACTGGCTGACGCCGCCGCCGAGCTGACCCGACGCGCGGACCTCCGCGCCGTCATCCTGTTCGGCGGCCACGAGATCTTCTCCGCCGGCGACGACATCCCCGAACTGCGCACCCTCGACGATGCCGAGACCACCGCGGCCGTCGACCTGTGCCGGGCCACTCTCGACGCCATCGCCGCCATCCCCAGACCGACCGTCGCCGCGATCACCGGCTACGCGCTGGGCGGCGGGCTGAACCTGGCGCTGGCCGCCGACTGGCGGGTCTCCGGCGACAACGTCAAGTTCGGCGTCACCGAGATCCTGGCCGGCCGCGCGCCCGCCGCCGGGACCGCGCGACTGGCCCGCACCATCGGGCTGAGCAAGGCCAAGGAGATGGTGTTCAGCGGCCGGTTCGTCGACGCCAAGGAGGCCGCGGCGCTCGGTCTGGTCGACGAGGTGGTGGCCCCCGACGGCGTCTACGACGCGGCGCTGGCCTGGGCGAATCGGTTCGTCGAGCACCCGGCGGAGGTACTGGCTGCCGCGAAGGCGAGCTTCGACAATTAG